CCCCGCCCGGCCCGTTCTGTGAAGATCACCACGCCTGACCCCGGCGGCTGGACTGCACAGAACGAGCGCGCCTGCCGCGCCCCGCGACCGCAGCGCTGATGTCCGGAGGGTGACGGTTCATCCCCTCTGACGGGATTTCACCCTTTACACGCCGGTTCGCCCGCCCTTACGCTCGCGCCCGCCGGTTTCCCGCTCCCAGCGTCTGGACGCCCGGTCTATTCGTCTATGGGAGAGGGGCGGGCGTTGGCTACGCCGGCAACGAGAGAAGACGTCGCGCGCCTGTTCGGCCGCGCCGCGTTCGGGGCGACGAAGAACGACCTCGACGTCTGGACCGGCAAGGACTACGCGCTCGTGGTCGACGCGCTGTTCCCGCCCGCGACCCCGGTGCCGCTGCCGCTGACCGACGAGAACGCCCGCATCACCGGCGAATCGGAGACGTTCAACGTCACGCCGTCGCAGAAGTGGTGGCTCGAGCGGATGCGCTCCACGCCGTGGCCGCTGCTGGAGCGCATGACGCTGTTCTGGCACTCGCACTTCGCGACGGCGTACACGGGCGCGCCCGACGTCGGCCACGTGATGAAGCAGAACAACACGCTGCGGACGCACGCCCTCGGCGACTTCCGGAAGATGCTGCACGCGCTGACCGTCGACGGCGCGATGATCTTCTGGCTGTCGGGCTTCCAGAACCGCCGCGGCGCCATCAACGAGAACCACGCCCGCGAGCTCTTCGAGCTCTTCACGATGGGCACGATGCCGCAGACGTACACCGAGAACGACATCCGTCAGGCGGCGAAGGCGCTGTCCGGCTGGGTCGTCAACGCCAACCGCGTCGGCGTCTTCGACACCAACCGCCACGACCGCAGCGTCAAGACCGTCTTCGGCGCCGACGTCGGCGGCTACCCGGCGGCCGACCCGCGCGAGGCCACGGAGTACCAGGAGATCTGCAACCTCGCGCTCCTGCAGCACACCACCGCGCGGTACGTCGCCTACAAGATGGTCTGCTCGTTCGCCTACGTCCCCGACACGACCGACCTGGTCAACGACCCCGACCCGCTGGTCGACGCCGTCGCCAACGCGCTGCGCCCGTCGTGGACCGACCCT
This portion of the Frankiaceae bacterium genome encodes:
- a CDS encoding DUF1800 domain-containing protein produces the protein MATPATREDVARLFGRAAFGATKNDLDVWTGKDYALVVDALFPPATPVPLPLTDENARITGESETFNVTPSQKWWLERMRSTPWPLLERMTLFWHSHFATAYTGAPDVGHVMKQNNTLRTHALGDFRKMLHALTVDGAMIFWLSGFQNRRGAINENHARELFELFTMGTMPQTYTENDIRQAAKALSGWVVNANRVGVFDTNRHDRSVKTVFGADVGGYPAADPREATEYQEICNLALLQHTTARYVAYKMVCSFAYVPDTTDLVNDPDPLVDAVANALRPSWTDPGGVWDITKAMKTLLNHNAFRYSQRGTGNVLVRSPIELIVHLGRILGASLNNNNAQTHWMPLFGLQRMGQTPFRPPNVAGWPMGTDWLTAPAVQGRYNIGDLMAKVWASQGLTTAAATILPASGDVPAWISFMGLGKLTPETQQRINAYLANPGTGDEPTKQRSMLILLAASPDWQVM